Proteins found in one Schistocerca serialis cubense isolate TAMUIC-IGC-003099 chromosome 5, iqSchSeri2.2, whole genome shotgun sequence genomic segment:
- the LOC126482190 gene encoding THAP domain-containing protein 5-like, translating into MPRRCCMPNCRGNYDNGPKVSVFYFPSDENLRRKWLSAVHRQDWTPSKHSVICELHFNKDDILSSTSMYDPKTGILLTAPLDRRRLRKDAIPSKLPGCPSYLSSHQTAVREDPEIRRGRLENRALQIAIQESVDTHAKMIDAISFDSLDQMKTKLSECEKHSDWVVINKSDSVRLVLLKHLCIKQ; encoded by the exons ATGCCCCGAAGGTGTTGTATGCCGAATTGCAGGGGCAATTACGATAATGGACCTAAagtcagtgtattttattttccatctgaCGAGAATTTAAGACGAAAATGGTTATCGGCTGTTCACAGACAAGACTGGACACCGAGTAAGCACTCTGTT ATATGTGAACTGCATTTCAACAAGGACGACATTTTAAGCAGTACCAGTATGTATGACCCGAAAACTGGTATACTCTTGACAGCACCGTTGGATCGTCGACGCTTGAGAAAAG atgctaTCCCATCGAAGTTGCCTGGATGCCCATCTTACTTGTCGAGTCATCAAACTGCAGTACGAGAGGACCCAGAAATTCGTAGGGGGCGTTTAGAAAAtcgtgctcttcaaattgctatccAAGAAAGTGTGGACACACATGCGAAAATGATTGATGCGATATCGTTCGATAGTTTagatcaaatgaaaacaaagttgaGTGAATGTGAAAAGCACAGTGACTGGGTAGTGATAAACAAATCTGACAGTGTGAGACTAGTGTTACTAAAGC ATTTGTGTATAAAGCAGTGA